A genomic region of Nymphalis io chromosome 3, ilAglIoxx1.1, whole genome shotgun sequence contains the following coding sequences:
- the LOC126781111 gene encoding uncharacterized protein LOC126781111, whose product MTDKRRIFRDVSVITRFNTGSDHRLVQSTLNIDYKLDHARLMRSTLRPKLLQAVESSTFQLKLENRFAALETNTNVDINQELDQVVGILRDEGTKLYPAQNTGKRSKLSGESLELMRKRRENPTVTSSDLNKKISKLVRRDLRNSNTRSIKEAIEQNRGSKVFVQKLGRSHLTKLTTSKGKVVTSKLEILREVQDLKSDGKLYTSVAPRPQLDPGDPRATLAPFTEELPEVSQDES is encoded by the coding sequence ATGACGGACAAGAGGCGAATATTTAGAGATGTCTCTGTGATCACAAGGttcaataccggaagtgatcaccgactTGTACAAAGCACTCTAAATATTGACTACAAGCTCGACCACGCCCGTCTAATGAGGTCTACACTCCGACCAAAATTGCTCCAAGCCGTGGAGTCTAGTACATTTCAGTTAAAACTGGAAAACCGATTCGCTGCCTTGGAAACCAACACTAACGTTGACATCAACCAAGAACTCGACCAAGTGGTGGGTATCCTTAGGGACGAGGGGACGAAATTATATCCAGCGCAAAACACCGGCAAAAGGTCCAAACTTTCGGGAGAGTCTCTAGAGCTAATGCGAAAACGACGTGAAAACCCTACAGTCACTTCGtcagatcttaataaaaaaatttcaaagCTAGTAAGACGCGACCTCCGAAACTCCAATACACGCTCTATAAAAgaagcgattgagcaaaatcgggggtcGAAAGTCTTTGTTCAAAAACTAGGTCGAAGTCATCTGACGAAGCTGACCACTTCAAAGGGAAAAGTCGTCACCTCTAAGCTCGAGATTCTTAGGGAAGTTCAGGACTTAAAATCGGacggtaaattatatacatcagtAGCGCCTCGTCCTCAACTCGACCCTGGGGATCCTAGAGCCACTTTAGCCCCCTTCACAGAAGAGTTGCCAGAAGTAAGCCAAGACGAATCGTGA